From the genome of Triticum aestivum cultivar Chinese Spring chromosome 1A, IWGSC CS RefSeq v2.1, whole genome shotgun sequence:
CATAGATGCATCCTTCTCTTAGGATTGTGGATTGGGATGGACAGACGCAATTTTGCGAGACGCCCGTGGGATGTTCATAGCTGCATCTTGTAGTAATATATAGTTCGTCGAGGACATAGAGACGACGGAGGTCAGAGGGCTACTAGACGGACTAATTCTGGTGAATGATATAGGTTGCAATGGAGGCAACGCACTAGGGCCGGTAGCAGCTATCTACGATGAGTGCTCTTTTATTTGTCGTAATTTTAATCTGTTAATTTCCATCATTGTCAAAGCTAAGCCAAGATGACTGCGGATTTGTTGGCTAGTATGTCGGAGGACTCGGGGACTACTGTGTGGCAGTCCGAGCATCCTGTTTTCTTGCTTGATACTTTGTCAAAGGATATAGCCCTTTTTGCACATGAAATATAAACCACCATGATAACATTTCCCTtataaaaagaaaaaactgacaCACTAGGTTTGTTTATTAGCACCATATGAATATAACTGTAACTGGAGGGAAACACATCTAGGTGGGCAAACATGGCGTCGGGGCAACAAGTGGCGCCATGTCAGATAGGGAGGCGCCGCGTGGAGCTGGAGGCGAGCGAAGCCCGACGATTGCAATCTGACAGCAATGTTAGGGTTATGCTGAAGTCAGCATGGATAAGAGCAAGATTGAGATGGGCGCCTGGCTAAAGTAGACTGTGGCAAACGGCGAACAACTTGACATTCGGCCCATAATTTCTTGGGAAACGTTTACAATCGGTGAGCCGGCCGAGCATTTGGCCGGTCGCACGCGCTCGCCCATGCTTCAACGTGTTCTGTGCGTCACCGCTCACCACCACACCCTCCCATCCTTATCTTGCTCCTCTCTCTCTTATCTTCCCATCGCAGAAATTCCCCATTGTCTCTTCTCTTATCTCCGTTCTTCTTGGCCGGTTCATCTCCTACCACCGGTGGACTACCGCTGCCACGAACCACATCTGCCCCTTCAAAACACCCCAGAACCGACTACCTTCAACCACGCGAACCTTTTCTGCCACTGCGCCATGCGCAACAATCAGGAGATGGGGGGAGCTACAGGTGTTGCGTGCTTTCTTTATGGCGGTGGTGGACGCCGTATCAACGGGGAAGTGGCGCTGCGTCGGCTCGCCGTAGGCCTGCACCATCAGCTGTTGTGCTGCAATCAGCTGCGGCCAGAGCTGGAACCGGCATCACCGGAAGCTGCAACCAGCAGTGCACCGTGGCCGGGGATGACGTCCACAGGATGCTACGGGGAAGCGACGCACGAATGTTGCAACCACCGGAGTGGGATGCTGGAACCGTCTATTCAAAAAGCTTCCACCAGCAAAAAGGAAAGATACTGCCAGGGCAGCTGTTACAACCCGGCGATGACCACGATGACGACAGAGTGCTGCAACCGGCCAACAAAAAGCTGGAACTGGCGATTGTGATTGCTACAACCGGAGGCGTGAGATGCTAGAACCGAGTTCGCCATTGCTGGAAGAACTCTGCCACTCCAGGCCACCATttgtttttgctgcaaccgtagatGCGCCCAGCTACAACTGTCGTGCGTTTTGCTGGAACCAAGGACCACCGGCGTTGGAGCTGCCCGTTTTGCTGCTACCGCAGATGAGAAAAGCTACAAGCGGAGGCTCGAGATGCTAGAAGCGACAAATGCTACAAGCAAGTGGGTGGTCTGCGGGGGAGCTCGTCGCCAGCGTTGTGCTGCAGGGTCTACGACAGAGGGGCGCGGCTAGCTCGCCGAACAGGTGCGCGGGATGCAACCATGGCTGGCTGGCGTCTGCTCACGAGGGAATCCACCATGGTCCAAGCGAAGCGGTGAGGAAGGAGGCAAAGGATAAGGATCGAACGGCTACAAATCACCGTATCGAACGGGCATGGTGTGACCGGCTGAAATTTCGGCCGGCGCAACGGCGCCTATCAGTCGCCAAATTTCTTTCAACCCCCGGCACGGGTAAATTTGGATTCTGCCGTTAGTTCAATCCGTAAAAATACAATGTGCTGAATGAGATCCCATACTTTGGATCTGCAGAGTATAATGTTCAGTGCGGCTTCACACCCAAAGGTTATGTATAACCTGGCCAAACCTTATCGTGTTTCCTATTCCACGCGCCGAGTCGCCTACACAACGGTTTCTTCCTTTGCAGTCTTCTCTGTGTTTTTTCCctttgtttgtttctttttttattttcatgaCTGTTTTCTCTGAATATCTTTTTATTTATCTTTCAaaattaattaatatatttttataaaaatACCCATGTGGTAGTATATATTTTGGAGGCCGATAACTATCACATGTATGACACAATGGATACGTGACCACACGAGTTGTATGGCCGTATCCAGGGGACAGTCCACATGACTCTGTGTGGGTGAACATTAAAACTGCCAACATGTTCGAGCGCAGCTACGACGGTCCACACGGTCATGTTTGGCAATTGCTCATCCCCACCCCGTGAGCGTGAGTGCGTGTATAATCAATTTTAGTTGCCATGTGTAATTAACTGTAGCTGCCATGTGTCATGTATCGTTAAATATAGTTGTCATGTGTAACTAATTGGAGTTGCCACGTGTGGTCAAACCATAATTGCCATGTATTATCAACCATAATTATCGTGTGTGATTAACTAGTTGCCACATATGCACACATGTAGTTGTCGTGTGTGGTTAAATCATAATTGCCATGTATGATCAACCATaattgccgtgtgtgattaactagttGCTACATATGCACACTTGTGGTTGCCATCTATCATCTTGTGAGCGTCGTGTGAGGAAGAATAGTTTCGCCCATATGTTCGGGCAAGCGTTCCTGTGTCCGTTCGGGCGAGAAGCGCCCACACGCGTGGCATTAAATGATAAAAGCATCTCCAGTCGTTGGCCCCGGGGTCGCctaaaatcgccccctgggggtgagccggcgcaaaaaatcggCCTGGGgccgagttggtccccagccgccggccTCAGGGCCGTCCCCAGACgcgttcaaaaaaattaaaaatattcaAAGTTCGGCGAGGTTCGGCATATATTACATTTAAAAAGCGGGTTTTTACTACATAATATATATAATTAAAAAAAGAACTGGCTAAAAGCGGagtagtcgccgccgtcgtcgtcgtcgtcgtccggcttctcctccttgacgcggccgtcccCGGTGGACCCCTGACCGGCGTCGCCTATGCGGGCTGGTGGCGGCGCGGCGTCATCGTCGCTGTCCTCGATGACGACGATTCCTCCTTTgtcgcggccccggcggcgctgcGCGAATCGCCGTAGGGCGGCACACTGGtgctccctcgccatcttcagggagtccgcgcgcgcccattctagggccgcgtcgtcgtcgagctcgacgtcgccgccgtgctccgtcttcaccgcggggaggcccggctccgtcttgggcttgacgaagcgcggaggagccgacgagggggCACGCCGGCCGCCCacattgatgacgatgccggcgctgcgagtgcgccggccgagcggcgtctccgccgcgggctcagcCCTGACGCCGAGCAGCACCGGAGCGTCGGACGAGTGTGAGgaagagcgggaggaggaggaagaagaggaggcgccgaacctcctgggcaaccattgcccgtcgcgtcggcggtgagccgtggccgtggtggccgccctcgccggggggtatgccaacggcgggtcgttgctgCCCTCGAGGTATGTCAGAACGccctcgagggtgcggccggggacaccccaccacaggtggcgtccCTCGCTGTTCTTCGGTCCGCCCACCATCGGCGCGCCGTTGATGGCCGCCATCCTCTGCTGCTGCCGGCGCTGGAAGTACGTCGTCCACGCCGCTatgttgtcggcggcgtactcggGGAGGGCGagctgggcgtcggtgagggaggcgcgcatgACGTCGACCTCGTCGGTGAAGTAGCCCAATTTTGCCATGgtgtcgggcaacgggggaatgggcactcccccgttgctgagtctccaccccgttggcccggcgcgcatgtatggcggcgccgggatgtttgcctggaacaggagccaagaCTCCTGTTcgtggagcgagcggcggccgaagccattggccgcggcctcgtctccggggaatcgctcggccatcgggagagggagggaggagagggagggctcggtGGCGACGCTCGGGAGAGGTAGATGGCGGGCTAGGGCTGGTGTtgctggtgtggccagaggcgagggaggccaccggcttatatagcgGCGCCGTCCTGTGTGTACGCGTatgagggaggggaggcgtcggcgcgccgccccgtgacgcgccgcccgtgaggaatcaatggtaaggctgaccggcggcagccttgccattgattccccgcgggaaaccgaggcgttcgGGGACGAAGACGCGCAGAGTCgttgacgcggcgggcccgcggctctttcgcgccaaaaccgctcgcctcggcgtccccgagcgccccccagtgcgccgggttcggcctgggtccgccggcgctaaaTTCAGCCTAGGCtagcgaaaatcgggctcctggggacccgactgggccgatttttctgtGCCGGCGCAAAAAaaggctggagatgctctaacacccACACAACGCTGGGTGCTTAGGTGACTCTTCACCCAAATGGCAACTGCTTCAAAATTCATGCAAACGGATAAAACAATATCGAATGCGTGTGGACGTGTTGATAAGTGCTACATGTGTGAGCGTTATCATTTGGGTATATTTTAGCTCCAGGGTCGTCGGTGGGCCTGTGCGAGCTGTGCGCCCGCacaggccccccccccccccccccccccccacccccaattTTAGGGGCCCTCATTTTGGGCCGAACTTTTATTGGATCCTGAAGCTTCTTCAGTCGGGCCCTATTGGCCTGTTCTCTGCTGGCGCTCCGAATTTTGGGCCTCGAACTCTAATCGATCGATGGACTTCTTTTTTGATCGATTGAAGGACCTCTTTCCAGCCAATCGTTTACGATTCTGTTAGCTGCTGCAGTCGTTCCTCTTTCCAGCCAATCGTTTACGATTCTGTTGCTTGGCGGCTCGACGAATCACTTCAGGCAGCCGCACGGATCCACGGCAGCCGGCAAACCCCATATCATTTGCCACGCAGCGGCTTTGCCCTAGGTAGCCAACGCCACAAGGTTGAAGGCTTGAAGCAGTAGGTGGCCGAGCAGGCGAGCACCAAGGCATCGATCAATTTACCACTTCATCAGGTACGCTTAAGCCAAAAGCATAGATTGAATAATTTTCTAGTGCTTCATGACCCCAATCAGGGCATCACAGATCAGCTTAATTTAGGTTGTTTTTTCTACTGAATAATTATATCAATGTGTCTATATATTTATCTTGGTAAACACTGTATATTAAATAATTACATTTTCTTATTTCTTAATCTCGGCAAACACTATATTGAATAATTTTATATTAATATTGTTAGTTTCATATTTTTGCACATATGCATCAGTCTAGTACTATATTCACTACTTTTGTCGCGTTgatatttcatatattttgcacTACTGTACGAGATAACTCATATTCAAATTTATATGATTAACTGAATATATACTTTAAAATTTAGGGCCCCATTTTATATATCGCACCGGGCCCCCGAATTTCTGGAGACGGCCCTGTTTAGCTCATGAACATTTTGAATTTTTACCAACATTTTCTCAGATCCATGTATTATATTTTTAATGTAGtgaatgttttttcatgaaacgTGAAAAAATTGGAACATCAATTCCCCTGTTCTTCTTAGTACAAATTTTGTTAATCAATTGCGTAGAAAACAAACCTTCAAAGAGAAAAACTTGGTAGTACGCACTCAGGAGTCCAGGCTCAGCCTGTTGCACTTGCACGCTCCGAGCGCCCTTGCCCCTGTGTGCTTATACGGCCGCCGGTGACACTGTGTGCCGCTCCACTGAGCTCTCCGCGCTAGCTGGTTACAGGATCGGGAACGACAGCAGTCTTCGGAGTAGACGCCATGAAGGCGTCGTGCATTGGCCGGACTCGACCGCGCCCAGGAGATCAGCGTTGATACGCATCTGAAGATAGCTATCCCAATCTTCCTTCGTTAGGATTCTTATTTGACATGTTATCTGTTCGGTTTAAATAGCAGAAAACTATGCCGACCCCAAGATCTATTAGAGATCTTATTTGGCATGTATATATATCTGCCTTGTATAGACGCAGGGAATCTCTCATTGTCGCCGTTCTTCCATCGGAGTGCAAATCTAAGAGACGACAAGAATGTCAGAGCTTCGTGATCTTCCCGCTGACCTTGCAGCGGGGTCTGACAAAAGGTCATATGTGATCAAGGTAGACGGCTATTCAAGAGTCAAGGGGATGATCGGGCATGGCGACAAAGTGAAATCTGCCCCTTTCAGTGTTGGAGGCTACGACTGGGTTTTGTGGTTCTACCCAAACGGCAGCGACATCACACATTATGAAGCCGGTTATGTATCTGTTTTTCTGGCTCTTGATTCTGGTTTTGCCACGGACGTGAGGGCGAAATTTAGAATTAGTTTGCTTGACAAGAATGGAGAACCAGACATTACAAGAAGCAAGACCAATCCCGAATGCATCTTCTCTAGCAAAGGTTCATTCAAGGGTTTCCGTGATTTTATCGGCAGAGCTTATCTTGAGAATCCAAGGAATCTAAGCAACGACAGTGTCAGCATCATGTGCCATGTTACTGTCGTGAAGAATATCCACAAAGGTAATCGGTCTGGCTTGATTCCTCCAAGAAACTTGCAGCAACATCTTGGAGACCTACTGAAGAGCATGGATGGAGCCGACGTGACCTTTCATGTCGGCGGGGAGAGTTTCTTGGCTCATAGGGCCGTGCTCGCCGCTCGGTCATCCGTATTCAGAGCGGAGCTCTTTGGCGGCATGAAGGAGAAAGCTGGCGGTCCGATTGAAATTAGTGACATGGAAAGTGACGTGTTCAAAGCCTTGCTCCACTTCATATACACAGACGAGTATGAGCCTGTTCCTGAGATGACCGATGGATGTGAAGCACGGAGAGAAGCGGTGATGGCTGGCCATCTACTTGTTGCAGCAGACAGGTACAATATCGAGGGGCTGAAGCTGATATGCGAAGAGAGGGTGTGCAACCTCATCAACCCTGACATCGTGGCGACTAGTTTGGCTCTAGCTGAGCAGCACGGCTTCCATGGAATCAAGGATGCCTGCTTTGAGTTCCTCGCTTCGCCTTCCAATTTGGAGGCGATGATGAGCATCTCAAGAATAGCTGCCCATCAGTTCTCAAGGAGCTGGCTGCTAGCTTCCTGCCCGCCGAACTGAAAGCGGCCAAAGATATTATCATGACAATTTAGTATTGTGGCTAGTCATCGTTGCATCTAATCTAATTTAGTATCTATGGTCTTACCTATTTCTCTATGTTGATTGCATGTACTATCTAGATCCAATTTAGCAATCAGAATGCGAATTGATTGGTGATTCCTGTGTCTTGTATTTGCTGGCATGCATGACTAGTGTCGAACTGAATTTCTTGTGCTTGCTGCAGTTTTCTTTATGGTTTGTAAGGACTTCTAAGTTTCTGCAGTTTCTGTTTTTCCCATGCATGGTTAATGTGGAATTGGCAAGGCTTTTTTATAGACTGAAATTTTCATCGTCTACCTTGCTTATAACAAAGATATCTTCTTAGTGATTCCAAGAATATTTTTTTTGCCATTATTACTTTGCAATACGCGAAAAAACCTTGAATATTATTTCCCAATCAATCCCGAGGCTTCAGTTTGTTTGTCAATACAGGAACATGCATACTTCTTGCACCTGCAGCCTGAATTTCTATTTCCGTGATCACTCGTCGCTGACTTTACGGCGTCCAAACTCATGTAATCGTCGGTAACGAAAAGCATGCAAGAGTCACAACAGATAAACCATACCTGATCTCATGTTCGTTTTGCGTTCTGCCATTCCTGctatatactcccttcgtcccaaaataaatAACTCAAGTTTATACTAGCTCTAGTATAAAGTTAGTATaaacttgagtcacttattttaaaatggagggagtatatcactATCGGAATTAAAAATTATGCCGACGGCACGCAGCCGTAGGCATAGGCCCGAAAGCCGGCATACGGCCGTCTTCAACGTTTTTGTCGGCATAGATCTGTCAGTCTGTCGGTATATAAAAGTGATTTAGACGTTTCAAAAAAAAAGTGATTTAGACCAAAAGATAGGGTGCGTAGAAAACCAGCACCCGCCAGATAGTATTCTCCGCTGATTTAAGCACATTGTCACACAGCTCAGACACAAAGCTATGCATGGAGGTTCTAGCAATTTTAGTAGCCTAGTTGCTCACCGTTTTCTAAGCATGCAGCAGCTTATACCTGATTGCTCGACCATGTTGGAAACTTGGAACACAAGTGCTTCAAAGGAAATATAAGGTGTACATCTATGTTATTTGGATTTATTTTGATCATGTGTTTGTTGTTTTGTTCAAAGTACATCGATTACGTGATACAAAATTCACGTGATACAAAAGTCATATTGTTGGACTCAAATTTAAAACATTTCTTAGTGGTATTGATTGTGTATCAGTAACACACATGGAGCTTTATTTTTTCACCACATCATTACCTCACTCTTCAAAAATATCGATAAAATAGAAAACTCACGGATGAGCATGGTCAATTTGTTGTGATCAATCACCTCACTATTGGGATCAAAACGGAGCAGAAGCGCAAGAAACCAAGTGTCCCACTTACCGGTTTTGCCTCTGTTTTTTAATTTGTGTAATTTGTCAAATAAAATGAAGAAAAGCTGTTGTATTTGTGCTCTATTTCATCTTTACCGGGACAAATTTACAGTTCTCTGCGCATTTTAATCTGTAGTGTTCAATTATTATTGGTCAGTATTGAATCACCAGATTGTTTACATAGTTTAGTTTACTCAATGATCCATATTATTTAaattctcactactaggaaaaggtctactagtggcgcaccagttttgcctactaatggcgcactactggtgcgccactagtattttttactaatggcgcaccacgccgtgcgccattagtatagaccatcATACGCCATTAGTATCTGTCATACTAATGGTGCATTGTggggtgatgcaccattagtatgaatattaggtttttttacttttctgaattttgcacaggttacaaaatatattattggacagaatatagacagcaccccacggcaagagcagattcatcgaatacaatagaagattagtctccgaatacaattcatcatattagggCCTGTTCGGTAGTTGGCCAACTTCCAAATTCGCTAAATCCATGCTGGAGCTGGGGCGAACGGTCCTGCTTCAGGAAGCCAGCTTCGTGGATCTAGGAAGGGTCTACGTACAAAAAATGGGAGCAGCTATTCTGGCGATCCTAGGAAAAGCGGAAGCGGGAGTTTGCCTAAATTACGGAGCAATGCCACCGCCAAGTGAGTTGAGGATCACGTACCGGTTCGCtaccttctctctctcctctccaggCACGTTATTTCCTCCAGAGCCTCCTTAACTGGGCCAAGCCCAACCACTCTCCTCCTATGTCCGACTGGGCCTAAAGCCACCTTACCTGTTGGCCTGCTGACGAGTACGAGAAGCTGGAGTGAACCAGCCGAACAGTTTTTAACCGATCGCAATTCGTGAAAGAAGCTGGCATTGGGAAACAGAAGCGAGATTTGTGGATTCAGTGAAGCTAGAGGACTACCGAACAGGCccttagtctccgaattcaaaagaccgaacaaagatagaacattacaagtctcgaaatcgcgagtagcgagtttgtcggaagtaatactaatcctaacaagtcctactaatcatcatcatacaacttctactcattattaataacaagtcatacgatcatcatcttgatagtcatcgaaccaaccctacttaattgttcttagcacatgatcatcagtattaggcaggatctaaataccctatttaaggtaaaatagcataaaacaatatagaccctgactctccattatggagaatggagaacatcttgtctccaattcttgcgcttcacttccttttgcttccaagaacctccttatgactgtccatacattttttccatcctttgattttcatgtctccacttcttttagaaatctcgtatggacagttgagattcgtaggatgacctggctatatgttcaaaacattaagactacctttctgatacatcaaatgaggcacacaattctctgatATTatatgttgaaaaacatagtaataacttcatagttaacaatgatgtactagttttagaagtatgcaaaagatgcacggatgtcgcaatagtaaaaatcttaccaggatatctccatgatagttaccgtagttgaacacatgcactagtggcacgtatttaccataatgttgaggagcagtacaaaatccgaccagatgatttttctccttgtaagttgttaattcggagccatcggtgtagtgggttttgtctaccatctcccgcacaacaataaaaataagctgtcaactattttgaaataaacaatataaattagctaataactatgtttgaaaaactcacatagcggtagaactggaggcgtatcaacaaggacccaaatgtccatattgtcttggtcgatgtcaggattaccaagatccatgccgataagcataccctcatcaaaaccatgcATCTTGCAAAATACTTCCCAATTTtttcaaccaaaatgggttacgctctcagaattatacagatttacttcaaagtccacatcgtgatgagtccttaggtgaattttctttgtttcagaaatttcatggtcttcaaaatccatcctctccaagacatagcgtcttgcatggcatggaataagctatacttgaattgtaaaagatgaaaattacacattgaaatagttgaagtcatgcttaattatgaaaaaaacaattgtcgtcgttgtgtaccgtttcaacttcgaaggtctcctcgagcttaatgctgaagcgccgatcatcgtccaggtgaggcctgtcgcacagacctcaatCGTcatggcaccagccgcactcccccgggagactttcgtcgtccgatgacgacatttcctacgttcataattcaaaactacatcatctcttgacattagtaataactatgagttgatatcacacttctatatgtataacacaagaggcagttgatcctacttaattaagtactaagatatccaggctcatgcattagtcgcaagtaccccatacgtcctatttttagcaaagtcatgctaaaattcacggaaaatttcagcatgaactttgctgaaaataggacatatggagtacccgaatttgccggaacggaagttaatcgacattccagcaaactcaagggcctctcggggtacctgcaaaatcattatcccacccCCGCCCCGCTGCAACCCCACAACACCCCACAATATCATCATGACACGATGGTCAGAGACAAAACCCCCCAAtctcatcacgacacaatggtccgAGACAAAACACagcaatatatcttctagccatgaaaccctaccctaattctcctttcttcctcttttttcaCTTAAACCTGCAAACATGTAGGGAAAGCAATTAATACAAGGCACAAAAATGGCATGATATGTAGCCTTAATGCTACAGAACATATGAAATACATGCCAGCAAtatatatgatataaactccaataAATTTTTTAATAAAAATAGTAGCTAAAAAAAGTAGCAAGCAAGCAATTCATTTGACTAACTATTTAAGTGTTCTGGACTCCAACAACCACTTTGCAGACAAGCAGGAAAGTGGTTCTTCCTTGAGGGATGTGTGATCTATGATGGTGCTGTCTTTTTGCTTAGTTGGCTTTGCTTAATCCTATGAGGAGCACTGGATTGAAGCAATGGCTTAGAACATGTCAACTGCCTGTGCAGGCATAAAGCATGTTGTTGGGATGGAGGTGGTTGAATCCACTTGTTGTCTGGCTAAGAGGTTGAAGTTGGTACTGATTAGTGCTGAAGTTGTCACTCTTTAAATTCAGAAAAGAAAAGGCACCacataatattgatggacatgggAAAGCTTTGCAATTGCACCCACAAGTGCCAAGCACCAACTTAATAGCCACTCCTAATAAATCCTTCCCATGACAGTACGACGCTCACTCTCGGTTCGACACATAATATTATTCTCCTGCATTAGCTAAAATGGCTAAAACCGAATGCGATAATCCTAGTGTTCTCTTGTGGTGGTGGTGAGatgcccatatcatgcattggtgGGCAACGATGATTAGATTAAACTGTAACCAGGCACATACTTACAGGCGTTTGCTAATATGAAAAGGCAATGGACCTTTGGGTACAAAGGAATGGACCTGAATGGTGCAAACAAAAAGAAACTGATAAAAAAGATGAGTGTTGTGTTCCCAGGGGTGGAAGAACTTGACAGGGCTAGCCACGACGATTACTACCTCGATCAAAAAGTGATTATTACCCATGGAAATGGCACCAAATCCCTCTGGATCATTAACAAGGGAGGATGCAGACATGGGACTTCAATCAATCGAGCATCAGCAGCACAGCGGTGTAACCAGATGGAGTGGAATCGGGTTGGAAGGGAAACTAGCAAGCAACAGGCAGAGCAGTAGTGTGGCGGCAGCAGAGAGCAGCATCAGCAGCGGGAAAGAGCAACGCCAAGGCAGCGGGCGCGCGCGAGCGGCAACGGGCGGACGAGCACAGGCGAGGGATGGCCAGGGGCGCGCAAGCGGATGCGTGCCCAAGGGCAGGAGTAGCGGGGAGGGCGTGCGCCGAGGCGCGACAGAGGAGCCCGGGGGCACGGGCCAGCTGTGGGGTGAGCGCGAGGTCGACGGCGGCAGCTTACAGTGGCCTATGGATGCGGATCGAAGGAGGGAACGCTGAGGGACTCACCGCGAAGATCGTGGCAGGCCCGGTGAAGGCCGGGGTGGATCGGAGAGACAGTGGCGACCGCGAGATGGCgacggctagaggaagaagaaggactcctcctcctagtgctccggcggcgactccggcgacggagcgggcgcggggggtcggcggcggcgatggagagcGGGCGCGGGGGGTTTTCTCGGCGGCGATGGAG
Proteins encoded in this window:
- the LOC123091848 gene encoding BTB/POZ and MATH domain-containing protein 2 — its product is MSELRDLPADLAAGSDKRSYVIKVDGYSRVKGMIGHGDKVKSAPFSVGGYDWVLWFYPNGSDITHYEAGYVSVFLALDSGFATDVRAKFRISLLDKNGEPDITRSKTNPECIFSSKGSFKGFRDFIGRAYLENPRNLSNDSVSIMCHVTVVKNIHKGNRSGLIPPRNLQQHLGDLLKSMDGADVTFHVGGESFLAHRAVLAARSSVFRAELFGGMKEKAGGPIEISDMESDVFKALLHFIYTDEYEPVPEMTDGCEARREAVMAGHLLVAADRYNIEGLKLICEERVCNLINPDIVATSLALAEQHGFHGIKDACFEFLASPSNLEAMMSISRIAAHQFSRSWLLASCPPN